In the Salarias fasciatus chromosome 13, fSalaFa1.1, whole genome shotgun sequence genome, one interval contains:
- the map10 gene encoding microtubule-associated protein 10, with protein sequence MSAQQNEDNPETLFLFELLVEFIRLDRRCEVSDELALAVRLWDFPTLIIYQPRQSIKDSQQRGGDYTFNKGKSCFFKMNLQSLHSHLSAAPLYGMVLDVKKEMPILVGSSLVSLAKATDSIRQDVPSPSSHTERELVSVCSLTGERIGSISLSYKLLCMGASLLPHITERGGITSTHVREGGGAQEGEEEGNKSTDSLLVDSEAMFLSTADKSGFCTNIQKDKGENVKNLTNQNDGDDGCAAAECFHPEKRSRSLTDNTFDEEMNIFCPPLLYYTHSAEEESRKQVVDYKLLNQYPEAFTFDELCSDDEADGHEMHQEVQAEASEPTPNVLGEALRKLPVLNALLVELSQLNVNNTHHPSPACTHRPGSTEPAAGHGNMPKQAVHESKHATTPYFTHSHSPRSCSAEQSVKMSRKQEETLKESINSSKSPRKKLVYGTTKAFSLRLKHISPLKAKHRDCEKLLQDETQPVRIKGRVKSSHKTVKSSKTKIHSGLNENVETVIQSVTVDSAPREKSRQGKAQVKQDRDAQRMLEKPSLSELDLKCIHIPSMDSDNVPQSKDKKQHHSESDQSQPEPDRSRERVEYAAGSRRSSTRSSFSNSSRNGAEEVDYADDFNSLAPSDAFSPDPLSSPETSRAKTPKSPLHSDVWSSDVGSEGAQRKASILPVPVKSQSSPQHALRGTFVIRPRLHTSALSFSSDDDDGHGSASSQTADSRKQVTASGSSAETLRTPGGQSGESAESRGPVRGLSAESISSFEAQEAKELEDDVGSLDFRKEYQHISQLVANKLPGYTM encoded by the coding sequence ATGTCGGCACAACAAAATGAGGATAATCCCGAGACTCTTTTCTTGTTTGAGCTTCTGGTGGAATTTATTCGGCTTGACAGACGCTGTGAAGTTTCCGACGAGCTGGCTCTGGCAGTCCGACTGTGGGATTTCCCAACGCTGATCATTTACCAGCCTCGACAGAGCATTAAGGACTCCCAGCAGCGCGGTGGAGATTACACCTTCAATAAAGGCAAGAGCTGCTTCTTCAAAATGAACCTGCAGTCGCTGCACAGCCATCTGAGCGCCGCTCCCCTCTACGGCATGGTTCTGGATGTAAAGAAGGAGATGCCCATCTTAGTGGGCTCGTCTCTGGTTTCACTGGCTAAAGCCACGGACAGCATCAGGCAGGATGTTCCCAGTCCCTCCTCTCACACAGAGAGGGAACTTGTTTCAGTATGCAGCCTCACGGGGGAGAGGATTGGATCGATTTCCCTGAGTTATAAGCTGTTATGTATGGGGGCAAGTTTACTGCCTCATAtcacagagagagggggaatCACCAGCACACATGTGCGTGAAGGAGGAGGGGCACaggagggtgaagaggagggaaacAAATCTACAGACTCATTACTTGTTGATAGTGAAGCGATGTTTCTATCAACAGCAGACAAGTCTGGCTTTTGCACAAACATCCAAAAGGACaaaggagaaaatgtgaaaaatttgACAAACCAGAATGATGGAGATGATGGCTGTGCAGCTGCTGAATGTTTTCACCCTGAAAAAAGATCAAGAAGCCTGACAGACAACACATTCGATGAGGAAATGAACATATTCTGTCCTCCACTTCTCTACTACACTCattctgcagaggaagagagcaggAAGCAAGTGGTGGATTACAAATTACTGAATCAATACCCTGAAGCATTTACATTTGATGAGCTGTGTTCTGATGATGAGGCAGATGGACACGAAATGCACCAGGAAGTCCAGGCCGAAGCAAGCGAGCCGACTCCAAACGTGCTAGGAGAGGCATTGCGAAAGCTGCCTGTGCTGAACGCTCTTCTCGTTGAACTGTCACAGCTTAATGTCAACAACACACATCATCCCAGTCCCGCCTGTACACACCGGCCGGGTTCTACAGAGCCTGCAGCTGGACATGGAAACATGCCAAAACAGGCTGTACATGAAAGTAAACATGCTACTACACCCTATTTCACACATTCCCATTCACCgagaagctgctctgcagagcaGAGTGTAAAAATGAGTAGGAAGCAAGAAGAAACTTTGAAAGAGAGTATAAACAGCAGTAAATCTCCCAGAAAGAAGCTCGTGTATGGAACAACCAAAGCATTCAGCCTGAGACTGAAGCACATTTCTCCTCTCAAAGCGAAGCATCGTGACTGTGAGAAGTTGCTACAGGATGAAACTCAGCCAGTTAGGATCAAAGGAAGGGTTAAGTCAAGTCATAAAACTGTGAAGtccagcaaaacaaaaatacactcTGGCCTGAATGAAAACGTTGAGACAGTGATTCAAAGTGTCACGGTGGATTCAGCACCGAGGGAGAAAAGCAGGCAAGGGAAAGCTCAAGTTAAACAAGACAGAGATGCTCAGAGAATGTTAGAGAAGCCTTCCCTCTCTGAACTAGATCTGAAATGTATTCACATCCCCAGTATGGATAGCGACAATGTTCCCCAAAGCAAAGACAAGAAGCAGCATCACAGTGAATCAGATCAATCCCAGCCGGAGCCCgacaggagcagagagagggtTGAATATGCAGCAGGTAGCAGACGCAGCAGCACTCGGTCGTCCTTCTCCAACTCCAGCAGGAACGGGGCCGAGGAGGTGGACTACGCCGATGACTTTAACAGTCTGGCACCCAGCGACGCCTTCTCTCCCGACCCGCTGAGCAGCCCCGAGACCTCCAGAGCCAAAACTCCCAAATCTCCCCTTCACTCCGACGTCTGGAGCTCTGACGTGGGATCGGAAGGTGCCCAGAGGAAAGCGTCCATCCTCCCCGTGCCGGTCAAATCCCAGAGCTCTCCGCAGCACGCCCTGAGAGGTACCTTCGTCATTCGACCCCGACTCCACACGTCGGCCCTCAGCTTCTCCTCTGACGACGATGACGGCCACGGGTCAGCCTCTTCGCAAACCGCAGACTCTAGAAAACAGGTGACGGCAAGTGGCTCCAGCGCCGAAACGTTGAGAACGCCCGGAGGTCAAAGTGGCGAGTCGGCCGAGAGCAGAGGCCCAGTTCGAGGACTGTCTGCAGAATCAATATCCTCCTTTGAAGCTCAGGAGGCGAAAGAACTGGAGGATGACGTTGGATCTCTGGATTTCAGAAAAGAATATCAACACATCTCCCAGCTTGTGGCCAACAAACTCCCCGGGTACACTATGTAG